Proteins co-encoded in one Luteolibacter sp. Y139 genomic window:
- a CDS encoding ABC transporter ATP-binding protein, with product MPPILEISGASKSFGRGYARSTVLRDLNLTVEEGDFVSIIGYSGTGKSTLINLVAGLLKSDTGTVKMDGADIKGPGPERGIVFQNYSLLPWLTVTENVRLAVDQIFPQMTEKERADRAAEYIDMVKLTPASGKLPRELSGGMRQRVSVARTLAANPRILLLDEPLSALDALTRATLQDEIADIWQKNRTTVIWITNDPDEALLVADRVIPLLPGREGATLGAEIDVNLARPRDRKELLGMPEFKDLKLRLVNTLLGAKKDSTPVVTKKLSAPDILPEDLGKPRSFSFFDRPAPRRRSQLQREELKVEV from the coding sequence ATGCCACCTATTCTGGAAATCAGCGGCGCTTCGAAAAGCTTCGGCCGCGGCTATGCGCGCAGCACCGTCTTGCGTGACCTGAACCTCACCGTCGAGGAAGGCGACTTCGTCTCCATCATCGGTTACTCCGGCACCGGCAAGAGCACGCTCATCAATCTCGTCGCCGGCTTGCTCAAGTCCGACACCGGCACTGTGAAAATGGATGGCGCCGACATCAAGGGCCCCGGCCCGGAACGCGGCATCGTTTTCCAGAACTACTCGCTGCTGCCGTGGCTCACGGTGACGGAGAACGTCCGCCTCGCCGTCGATCAGATCTTCCCTCAGATGACGGAGAAGGAACGCGCCGACCGTGCCGCAGAATACATCGACATGGTCAAGCTGACCCCGGCATCCGGAAAGCTTCCACGAGAACTCTCCGGCGGCATGCGACAGCGCGTCTCGGTCGCCCGCACCCTCGCTGCGAATCCACGGATCCTCTTGCTCGATGAGCCGCTGTCCGCACTCGACGCCCTGACACGCGCCACCCTACAGGACGAAATCGCCGACATCTGGCAGAAGAACCGCACCACCGTCATCTGGATCACCAATGACCCGGATGAAGCCCTGCTCGTCGCCGACCGCGTGATCCCGCTGCTTCCCGGCCGCGAAGGCGCCACGCTCGGAGCCGAGATCGACGTCAACCTAGCCCGCCCGCGCGATCGCAAGGAACTACTAGGCATGCCGGAGTTCAAGGATCTCAAGCTGCGCCTGGTGAACACCTTGCTCGGCGCGAAGAAGGACAGCACCCCGGTCGTCACCAAGAAGCTCTCCGCACCGGACATCCTGCCGGAGGACCTCGGCAAGCCCCGCAGCTTCTCCTTCTTCGACCGGCCCGCACCGCGTCGCCGTTCCCAGCTCCAGCGCGAGGAGCTCAAGGTGGAGGTCTAG